The sequence GTGCCCAGTAAATTCAAATAATGCATCGCCAGGTCCTTTTGATAATTCAAATTAACCTCCTGCGATGATTTGTCTCTGGGCGGGTATTTGTTGGTCTGTTATTCGCGATTGATAAAGGTGTAATCGTTTAGCGCCTAATATTTAGTGTTTGAGTGCTTGGATTGTCGGTGCCGAATTCGTGATTATTTGAAATTGTTTATCTCGGCTCGAAATTGATCTGTGTCAATTTTTTGAATTATTTCGAGTGATAACGTTTTTGCGGCTTTTAATTGCGGGAGATTGGTATATGCCGAGTGGGGATAGAAATCTGCTTCAAAAGGCCGCAGATTCATCCGGAGCCTCTAGTACTCCAGGATCTTATGCGCACAGTATTGGATGGGTTAATTTCGCAATGCAGAGATTTAGGGTGGGGCTCTCAACTGCTCAAGAGCGAAATATGTGTACCAATATGGGGAGGGTCGATGCCGGCGAACTGACAAACTCCGAAGCATCAATGGCCGAGGGGAAGGGGTTTCTGAAAGACGTTGCCAATTCCAATTTTTCGGGTAAGGACAGATTGGCGAGCCTCGCGGGGGTGGTTGCAAACATGGGGTTTGGGCCAGCATTCCATTATCCGACAGACCAGTACAACTATCTAAGAAACAAGGGTCAAAGTCCGGAGGTTCGCGCAATGATGCACGCGCATACATCGGGGGATACATTCTCCTGAATCTGGATTCCTACATTTTGTATGTAATTTCCTACAAGTCATTGAGGATTGATAAATGCCTACACCTGCCTATATCTCTATCACTGGAAAGACCCAGGGCAATATTACCCAGGGAGCCTTCACGGCAGATTCTGTTGGAAATGGTTTCGTGGAAGGACATGAGGACGAAATCCTGGTCCAGGAAATCAAGCACCTCATTCAACTTCCAACCGATCCGCAATCCGGCCAGCCGACCGGGCAACGTGTTCACCGTCCACTGGTATTCACCTGTTCCGTTAATAAATCCGTACCGCTGCTTTATCAGGCGCTGGCTTCTGGCGAGTTGCTCACCAAGGTTGTCCTGAAGCTCTACCGAACGTCAGTGAACGGCCAGCAGGAGCACTTCTTCAGCACCACGCTGG is a genomic window of Pseudomonas knackmussii B13 containing:
- a CDS encoding Hcp family type VI secretion system effector; translation: MPTPAYISITGKTQGNITQGAFTADSVGNGFVEGHEDEILVQEIKHLIQLPTDPQSGQPTGQRVHRPLVFTCSVNKSVPLLYQALASGELLTKVVLKLYRTSVNGQQEHFFSTTLEDAVIVNISMAVPNAQSPMYSDFTQLIDVALSYRKISWEHVVANTSAADDWRAPKAS